From Pararhodobacter zhoushanensis, the proteins below share one genomic window:
- a CDS encoding DUF3309 family protein, producing the protein MSLGLILVILLVLVLFGGVSGRFGGYGFGYGHTSVGILGTILIVVVVLMLLGRI; encoded by the coding sequence ATGTCTCTTGGCTTGATCCTTGTTATCCTTCTGGTCCTCGTTCTTTTCGGCGGGGTCAGTGGTCGCTTTGGCGGCTATGGTTTTGGCTATGGCCACACCAGCGTCGGCATTCTGGGAACGATTCTTATCGTTGTGGTGGTCCTGATGCTGCTGGGCCGTATCTGA
- a CDS encoding Crp/Fnr family transcriptional regulator — protein sequence MPLARKLGAFVALSAVELAVLDALHKRRRTFVAGRDLVHQGQSDQAAYILASGWACSYKILRDGERQIVDFQIPGDFLGLRSVLLHTADHSIEPITDIEVCEVHASDLLGAFTRTPRLATAVLWAASRDEAMVVEHLVGIGRRHAAERMAHFLLELGSRLSLVGLATKAGYACPLTQYLLADALGLSAVHVNRVLRQLRETGLLTFRDGYVTYDDYDRLLDFAGFDPVYLDHTGPLLR from the coding sequence ATGCCGCTGGCCCGAAAGCTGGGCGCGTTTGTCGCCCTGTCTGCGGTCGAGCTGGCCGTGCTCGACGCGCTGCACAAACGACGCCGAACCTTTGTCGCCGGGCGCGATCTGGTCCATCAGGGTCAGTCGGATCAGGCCGCCTATATTCTGGCGTCAGGCTGGGCGTGTTCCTACAAGATCCTGCGCGATGGCGAGCGGCAGATCGTCGACTTCCAGATCCCGGGCGACTTTCTCGGCCTGCGCAGCGTGCTGCTGCACACCGCCGATCACAGCATCGAGCCGATCACCGATATCGAGGTCTGCGAGGTACATGCCAGCGACCTGCTGGGTGCCTTCACCCGCACGCCCCGTCTGGCCACGGCGGTGCTGTGGGCGGCCTCACGCGATGAGGCGATGGTGGTCGAGCATCTGGTGGGTATCGGCCGCCGCCACGCCGCAGAACGCATGGCGCATTTCCTGCTCGAGCTGGGCTCGCGCCTGTCGCTGGTCGGGCTGGCGACCAAGGCGGGCTATGCCTGCCCGCTGACGCAATACCTGCTGGCCGACGCGCTGGGGCTGAGCGCCGTCCACGTCAACCGCGTCTTGCGGCAATTGCGCGAGACGGGGCTTTTGACCTTTCGCGACGGGTACGTCACGTATGACGACTACGACCGCCTGCTCGACTTTGCCGGGTTCGATCCGGTCTATCTGGATCACACGGGTCCGCTGCTGCGCTGA
- a CDS encoding enoyl-CoA hydratase/isomerase family protein, giving the protein MTELPLLFTREGSVAVLTLNRATARNALSPELTCRLADALAEIDADDSVRAVILTGAGDKAFCSGGDLALSLPLLSGARQPETEWDRRFLTDDGINDRIAYRNIELHKPVIAAVNGACMAAGMEMLLGTDIRIAVPQARFALPEVMRGVIPFAGALARLPRQIPYAMAMEMLLTGEPIDADTALRAGLISRIVAPDALMATAMQIAQRVAANAPVAVQETKRTVIAATGRTLAEGYALEEISKARVMATEDAREGPRAFMEKRAPVYRGR; this is encoded by the coding sequence ATGACCGAACTCCCCCTGCTTTTTACCCGTGAGGGGTCCGTTGCGGTCCTGACCTTGAACCGCGCCACGGCGCGCAATGCGCTCAGCCCTGAACTGACCTGCCGTCTGGCCGATGCGCTGGCCGAGATCGACGCCGATGACAGTGTTCGCGCAGTCATCCTCACCGGTGCGGGGGACAAGGCGTTTTGCTCGGGCGGTGATCTGGCGCTGTCGCTGCCGCTGCTGTCGGGCGCGCGTCAGCCGGAAACCGAGTGGGACCGCCGCTTTCTGACTGACGACGGCATCAACGACCGCATCGCTTACCGCAATATCGAGCTGCACAAGCCGGTGATTGCGGCGGTGAACGGGGCCTGCATGGCGGCGGGGATGGAGATGCTTCTGGGCACCGACATCCGCATCGCCGTGCCGCAGGCCCGCTTTGCGCTACCCGAGGTGATGCGCGGCGTGATCCCCTTTGCCGGGGCGCTGGCGCGGCTGCCGCGTCAGATCCCCTATGCGATGGCGATGGAGATGCTGCTGACCGGCGAGCCGATTGACGCCGACACCGCTCTGCGCGCGGGTCTGATCAGCCGGATCGTCGCGCCTGACGCGCTGATGGCCACCGCGATGCAGATCGCGCAGCGCGTGGCGGCGAATGCGCCGGTTGCGGTGCAAGAAACAAAGCGCACGGTGATCGCCGCGACCGGCCGCACGCTGGCCGAAGGCTACGCGCTTGAGGAAATCTCGAAGGCGCGGGTGATGGCGACGGAAGACGCGCGCGAAGGGCCGCGCGCCTTCATGGAAAAACGCGCGCCGGTCTATCGCGGGCGCTAA
- a CDS encoding AMP-binding protein → MTETNDRAGLAWWHPSAQGPALLDITLGDLLDQQADARGSRLAIVVDDRSRDVLTEWTFAALRAEADRLARGMIDWGIGAGDRVAVMAPNCAEWVLLEFALAKIGAVLVTVNPALKRNELDYLLGQGQVAALFFSASFRGSDIIGDLRALLPDLAAGPDGLRQGSAMPALRRLALIGPGEAPFAVPFDTLLARGDGVDDSARQARQAQVQPRDVAQIQYTSGTTGKPKGAMLTHHSTVNNARLMADRGSYADGDVMLSAMPLFHTAGCVCNVMAMLACGGALVTMDAFDAGRMLDLWDTYQPSLLNAVPTMMVRMLEHPTYPQRNTRTMRRIITGGTSVPPSLIRRMRDETGGEPLVIMGMTECSPIITQTQDSDDLETRVSTAGVPLPHTEIRIVDPETGAVKGWGEAGELCIRGYLTMAGYFDMPEKTAETIEPDGWLHSGDLAVLAETGHLRIVGRIKDMIIRGGENVYPVEIEECLLDHPAVSEAQVVGVPDPELGEENFAYVVLVPGGDVTPRALQDFCRDRMARHKMPKYIAVVTSMPMTANGKIQKFALRNEAAEAIQSGRIKAVRG, encoded by the coding sequence ATGACCGAGACAAACGACCGTGCCGGGCTTGCCTGGTGGCACCCCAGCGCTCAGGGGCCCGCTCTGCTGGACATCACGCTGGGCGATTTGCTGGACCAGCAGGCCGATGCGCGCGGATCGCGTCTGGCGATTGTCGTCGACGACCGCAGCCGCGATGTGTTGACCGAATGGACCTTCGCCGCGCTGCGCGCCGAGGCTGACCGGCTGGCGCGCGGGATGATCGACTGGGGCATTGGCGCGGGCGACCGGGTGGCGGTCATGGCCCCCAATTGCGCGGAATGGGTGCTGCTTGAGTTCGCACTGGCCAAGATCGGTGCGGTGCTGGTGACGGTGAACCCGGCGCTGAAACGCAACGAGCTGGACTATCTGCTGGGGCAGGGTCAGGTCGCGGCGCTGTTCTTCTCGGCCAGCTTCCGGGGCAGCGACATCATCGGCGATCTGCGCGCGCTGTTGCCGGATCTCGCCGCTGGCCCCGACGGCCTGCGCCAAGGCTCCGCCATGCCAGCCCTGCGCCGTCTGGCGCTGATCGGGCCGGGCGAGGCACCGTTTGCCGTGCCTTTCGACACCCTGCTCGCACGGGGCGACGGCGTCGATGACAGCGCCCGACAGGCCCGGCAAGCGCAGGTGCAGCCGCGCGATGTGGCGCAGATCCAGTACACCAGCGGCACCACGGGCAAGCCGAAAGGCGCGATGCTGACCCATCATTCCACCGTCAACAACGCGCGGTTGATGGCCGACCGGGGCAGCTATGCCGACGGCGACGTGATGCTCTCGGCTATGCCGCTGTTTCATACGGCGGGCTGTGTGTGCAACGTCATGGCGATGCTGGCCTGCGGCGGGGCGCTGGTGACGATGGATGCGTTTGACGCCGGGCGCATGCTCGATCTGTGGGATACCTATCAGCCCAGCCTGCTCAACGCCGTGCCGACGATGATGGTGCGGATGCTGGAGCACCCGACCTATCCGCAGCGCAACACCCGCACCATGCGCCGGATCATCACCGGCGGCACCAGTGTGCCGCCCAGTCTGATCCGCCGGATGCGCGATGAAACCGGCGGCGAGCCGCTGGTGATCATGGGCATGACCGAGTGCAGCCCGATCATCACCCAGACGCAGGACAGCGACGATCTTGAAACCCGCGTCAGCACGGCAGGCGTGCCGCTGCCGCATACCGAAATCCGCATCGTCGATCCCGAAACCGGTGCGGTGAAGGGCTGGGGCGAGGCGGGCGAGCTGTGCATTCGCGGCTATCTGACCATGGCGGGGTATTTCGACATGCCCGAGAAGACCGCCGAGACGATTGAACCGGACGGCTGGCTGCATTCCGGCGATCTGGCGGTGCTGGCCGAGACCGGGCATTTGCGCATCGTGGGCCGGATCAAGGACATGATCATCCGGGGTGGCGAGAACGTCTATCCGGTCGAGATCGAGGAGTGTCTGCTCGACCATCCCGCTGTGAGCGAGGCGCAGGTTGTCGGCGTGCCCGACCCGGAACTGGGCGAAGAGAACTTTGCCTATGTCGTGCTGGTGCCCGGCGGCGATGTGACACCGCGCGCCTTGCAGGATTTCTGCCGCGACCGGATGGCGCGTCACAAGATGCCGAAATACATTGCTGTCGTGACCTCGATGCCGATGACGGCCAACGGCAAGATTCAGAAATTTGCGCTGCGCAACGAGGCCGCCGAGGCCATCCAGAGCGGGCGGATCAAGGCGGTACGCGGATGA
- a CDS encoding SDR family NAD(P)-dependent oxidoreductase translates to MLSGKVLLITGAGQGIGRATALAAAQAGAAVVVNDIDADAAQSVVDEIRQSGGRAVAEVTAIGVNGAAEACVGRAVEAFGRLDALFSNAGVLRDSVLWKTEDDAFDLVLSTHLRGTFQCGRAAARQFKAQGGGGSLILAASPAGQLGNFGQGAYAAAKAGIVGMMRSWTLELARDRVTVNAIVPTALTRMTATIPALAPHVAAMERGEPLPAQLRARHGIGTAADIAPLVVFLASDAARGVSGQCIGIGGDRLSLWSHPAEIRTDLHAQGWTPEALAAQWESFSDGAVQRVGVPLDFD, encoded by the coding sequence ATGCTGTCAGGAAAAGTGCTGCTGATCACCGGCGCGGGGCAAGGGATTGGCCGCGCCACCGCGCTGGCGGCGGCGCAGGCCGGGGCGGCTGTCGTGGTCAACGACATCGACGCCGATGCCGCGCAGTCCGTGGTCGATGAGATCCGCCAATCCGGGGGACGCGCGGTGGCCGAGGTTACGGCGATCGGCGTGAATGGCGCGGCCGAGGCCTGTGTCGGGCGCGCGGTTGAAGCGTTCGGGCGGCTGGATGCGCTGTTTTCCAACGCCGGTGTGCTGCGCGATTCCGTGCTGTGGAAGACCGAGGACGACGCGTTCGATCTGGTCCTCTCGACCCATCTGCGCGGCACATTCCAATGCGGACGCGCTGCGGCGCGGCAGTTCAAGGCGCAGGGCGGTGGGGGCAGCCTGATCCTTGCGGCCTCGCCCGCCGGGCAGTTGGGCAATTTCGGGCAGGGCGCCTATGCGGCGGCCAAGGCAGGCATCGTCGGCATGATGCGCTCGTGGACGCTGGAGCTGGCGCGCGACCGGGTGACGGTCAACGCCATCGTGCCGACCGCGCTGACGCGGATGACGGCGACGATCCCGGCGCTGGCCCCGCATGTCGCGGCGATGGAGCGCGGCGAGCCGCTGCCCGCGCAGTTGCGCGCCAGACATGGCATCGGCACGGCGGCGGATATTGCGCCGCTGGTGGTGTTTCTGGCCTCGGACGCGGCGCGCGGCGTCAGCGGGCAATGCATCGGTATCGGTGGCGACCGGCTCAGCCTGTGGTCACACCCCGCCGAGATCCGCACCGACCTGCACGCGCAGGGCTGGACGCCCGAGGCTCTGGCGGCGCAGTGGGAGAGCTTTTCAGACGGTGCGGTGCAACGCGTTGGCGTGCCACTGGATTTCGACTGA